The following are encoded in a window of Syngnathus scovelli strain Florida chromosome 4, RoL_Ssco_1.2, whole genome shotgun sequence genomic DNA:
- the nmbb gene encoding neuromedin Bb: protein MKGLTVNNACWCGFLTYLVVFSLAPVSTAVSFDLTELRNKVAKIKVNPRGNLWATGHFMGKKSVMETPLLSSTEERGVGPLNVTQGRSGLSELFQHFLRVAMQAQVDSQENRVKTLDSEILNRVLEIYTQRK, encoded by the exons ATGAAGGGTCTGACAGTGAACAATGCGTGCTGGTGTGGCTTCTTGACTTATCTTGTCGTCTTCTCTCTCGCTCCTGTCAGCACAGCGGTCAGCTTCGACCTCACTGAGCTGAGGAATAAAGTGGCCAAAATTAAAGTGAATCCCAGAGGGAACCTTTGGGCAACAG GGCACTTCATGGGCAAGAAGAGTGTGATGGAAACCCCGCTGCTGTCTTCCACGGAGGAACGGGGTGTGGGACCCTTGAACGTCACCCAGGGGCGCAGCGGCCTCAGCGAGCTTTTCCAGCACTTCCTGCGGGTGGCCATGCAAGCGCAGGTGGACTCACAAGAGAACCGCGTAAAAACTCTG GATTCAGAGATACTGAATCGGGTTTTGGAGATCTACACACAAAGAAAGTGA
- the LOC125966844 gene encoding tetraspanin-3 produces the protein MGQCGITSSKTVLVFLNLIFWAAAGILCYIGAYVFITYDDYDHFFEDVYTLIPAIVIIAVGTLLFVIGLIGCCATIRESSCGLATFAAILLLVFVTECVVVVLGYIYRAKVEDEVNHSIQKVYNEYNGTNTDAPSRAIDYVQRQLHCCGIHNYSDWRNTRWFKESKNNSVPVSCCQPNISNCTGILTRPADLYQEGCEALVVKKLKEIMMYVIWAALTFASIQMLGMLCACVVLCRRSHDPAYELLVTTNSYA, from the exons ATGGGACAGTGCGGGATTACGTCATCGAAAACCGTCCTGGTTTTCCTCAATCTCATATTTTGG GCGGCGGCAGGCATTTTATGCTACATCGGCGCCTACGTGTTCATCACCTACGACGACTACGACCACTTCTTTGAAGATGTGTACACTCTGATCCCGGCAATCGTCATCATCGCCGTGGGCACTCTCCTCTTCGTCATCGGTCTGATCGGCTGCTGTGCCACTATACGCGAGAGCTCCTGCGGCCTGGCCACC tttgctgccatcttgctgCTGGTGTTTGTGACAgagtgtgtggtggtggtgctcGGCTACATCTATAGAGCAAAA gtgGAAGACGAGGTGAACCACTCCATTCAGAAGGTATACAACGAGTATAACGGCACCAACACGGACGCTCCTAGTCGTGCCATCGACTATGTGCAGAGACAG CTTCACTGCTGCGGTATCCACAACTACTCGGACTGGAGGAACACTCGCTGGTTCAAAGAGTCGAAAAACAACAGCGTCCCTGTCAGCTGCTGCCAACCCAACATTAGCAACTGCACCGGCATTCTCACCCGGCCGGCGGATCTCTACCAAGAG GGTTGTGAAGCTCTGGTTGTGAAGAAGTTAAAGGAGATCATGATGTACGTCATTTGGGCTGCGCTAACCTTTGCATCTATACAG ATGCTGGGCATGCTGTGCGCTTGCGTGGTGCTCTGCAGGCGTAGTCACGACCCGGCGTACGAGCTGCTGGTCACCACTAACAGCTACGCTTGA
- the LOC125966843 gene encoding proline-serine-threonine phosphatase-interacting protein 1, producing MTRLMFRDAFWGSDFTCHAGYEALMQRLRDGRQMCKDVEELLKMRASAEEKYGRELVSIARKAGGHAEISTLKDSFEQLKSQMENVGNFHIQLSEAMKEEVKKVEAFRERQKEQKKKFESIMEKVQKKKVSLFRKTMESKKNYEARCKEADEAEQTSEKTAHAAKNGDKARHRAKQCRQAVSEAEILYLTNIDQLENVRQDWEETHRSTCEFCEEVRKHLEHCDVTTDINCFIEMKRTGWHPPEPIVFESYYQKETMSGGGNGLGHFTGGREDNMRRTSDPLLEASVKSNVVSRHSTVPSSGEDGSYASLLGLQQPIVDEDSYIALYNYNAQAEDDLTVQRGDVVQVKERGEDGWWTVERNGQVGIVPGNYLGKL from the exons ATGACACGTTTAATGTTTAGAGATGCTTTTTGG GGCTCCGATTTTACCTGCCACGCTGGCTACGAAGCTTTGATGCAACGCCTGCGAGACGGAAGACAAATGTGCAAAGATGTGGAAGAGCTCTTAAAGATGAG GGCGTCAGCAGAAGAAAAGTACGGGCGGGAATTGGTGAGCATAGCCCGCAAAGCTGGAGGACACGCAGAGATCAG CACTCTAAAAGATTCCTTCGAGCAACTAAAATCAC AAATGGAGAACGTGGGAAACTTTCACATCCAACTGTCGGAAGCAATGAAAGAGGAGGTGAAAAAGGTGGAGGCCTTCCGAGAGCGGCAgaaagagcagaaaaaaaaa TTTGAAAGCATCATGGAGAAAGTGCAGAAGAAGAAAGTGTCCTTGTTTAGGAAAACCATGGAG TCGAAGAAAAACTACGAGGCAAGATGCAAGGAAGCGGACGAGGCAGAACAGACGTCAGAGAAGACTGCCCATGCAGCCAAAAATGGCGACAAG GCACGCCACAGGGCCAAGCAATGCAGACAGGCAGTGAGTGAAGCAG AGATCTTATACTTGACCAACATCGACCAACTGGAAAATGTTCGCCAGGACTGGGAGGAAACACACAGAAGCACGTGCGAG TTCTGTGAGGAGGTAAGGAAGCACCTGGAACACTGTGACGTCACCACCGACATCAACTGCTTCATTGAGATGAAAAGGACGGGTTGGCATCCTCCAG AGCCCATCGTGTTTGAAAGCTACTATCAGAAGGAGACCATGTCTGGGGGTGGAAATGGCCTAGGACACTTCACGGGGGGCAGAGAAGATAACATGAGGAGGACCTCGGATCCTCTCCTGGAAGCTTCCGTGAAGAGCAATGTTGTCAGTCGCCATTCAacagtgccctctagtggagAAG ATGGGTCGTATGCATCGCTGCTGGGTCTCCAGCAGCCAATAGTGGATGAAGATTCCTACATTGCGCTTTACAACTACAATGCACAG GCGGAAGATGATCTGACAGTTCAAAGAGGTGATGTGGTTCAGGTCAAGGAGCGCGGTGAGGACGGTTGGTGGACCGTGGAGAGAAACGGCCAGGTGGGAATCGTGCCTGGGAACTATTTGGGCAAACTCTGA
- the sec11a gene encoding signal peptidase complex catalytic subunit SEC11A, with product MLLSFPTMLSFDFLDDVRRMNKRQLYYQVLNFGMIVSSALMIWKGLMVVTGSESPIVVVLSGSMEPAFHRGDLLFLTNRVEDPIRVGEIVVFRIEGREIPIVHRVLKLHEKENGDIKFLTKGDNNAVDDRGLYKQGQHWLEKKDVVGRARGFVPYIGIVTILMNDYPKFKYAILFMLGLFVLIHRE from the exons atgctcttaTCATTTCCCACGATGTTATCGTTTGATTTCCTTGATGACGTGCGTCGCATGAACAAGCGACAG CTCTATTACCAAGTGCTAAACTTTGGTATGATAGTTTCATCAGCTTTGATGATCTGGAAGGGTCTGATGGTCGTCACTGGCAGCGAGAGTCCCATCGTTGTCGTTCTCAG TGGTAGTATGGAGCCGGCTTTCCACAGAGGAGACCTTCTCTTCCTCACCAACCGCGTGGAGGACCCCATCCGGGTGGGAGAAATCGTGGTCTTCAGGATAGAAGGCCGAGAGATCCCAATAGTACACAGAGTCTTAAAACTTCATGAAAA GGAAAATGGAGACATTAAGTTCTTGACCAAAGGGGACAATAACGCTGTGGATGACCGAGGTCTATACAAACAGGGACAACACTGGCTGGAGAAGAAGGATGTGGTGGGACGAGCGCGGGG GTTTGTGCCATACATTGGAATCGTCACCATCCTCATGAACGACTACCCCAAGTTCAAA TACGCCATTCTCTTCATGTTGGGTCTCTTCGTGTTGATCCACCGGGAGTGA
- the cry5 gene encoding cryptochrome circadian regulator 5: protein MGHTCIHWFRKGLRLHDNPALMAALKDCKELYPVFILDPNLLDKKRVGINRWRFLLGALKDLDFSLRQLNSRLFVVRGKPEEMFPELFNKWQITKLSYEYDTEPYRLSRDQKVATLAKEHGVEVLYRVSHTLYDINRIIEENNGKAPLVYKRMQAIVKTLGPPKKPIPAPTAEDMKGVKTPHSEDDTNKYAIPSLDELGHDIAELGEEPFPGGEQEALRRLEENMQNTGWVCGFEKPQTSPNSLSPSTTVLSPYVTLGCLSARTFWWRLTEVYQGKKHSDPPVSLHGQLLWREFFYTASVGVPNFNKMEGNPACIQIDWDTNNDYLTAWREARTGYPFIDAIMTQLKREGWIHHLARHAVACFLTRGDLWISWEEGQKVFEELLLDGDWALNAGNWQWLSASTFFHQYFRVYSPVAFGRKTDKDGDYIKKYLPILKKFPTEYIYEPWKAPSSVQKAAGCIVGKDYPLPIVDHKVISKKNLNRMKSAYAKRSVDTEESPSKKEGVKRKAPSVVEMLNKKAKK from the exons ATGGGGCACACATGCATCCACTGGTTCCGTAAAGGTCTGCGGCTGCACGACAACCCGGCTCTGATGGCCGCTCTGAAGGATTGCAAGGAGCTCTACCCGGTGTTCATCCTTGATCCAAATCTCCTTGACAAGAAAAGGGTGGGCATCAACCGCTGGAGGTTCCTGCTGGGGGCGCTCAAAGACTTAGACTTCAGCCTCAGGCAACTCAACTCCAG GCTATTTGTTGTCAGAGGCAAGCCAGAGGAGATGTTCCCCGAACTGTTCAACAAATGGCAAATAACAAAGTTGTCGTACGAGTATGACACAGAGCCTTACAGATTGTCCCGTGACCAGAAGGTGGCCACACTAGCCAAAGAACATGGCGTGGAAGTCCTTTATCGAGTGTCCCACACACTTTATGACATAAACAG AATCATTGAGGAAAATAATGGCAAAGCTCCCCTCGTATACAAGCGCATGCAGGCAATAGTGAAGACCCTCGGCCCGCCGAAGAAGCCAATCCCTGCTCCCACTGCAGAGGACATGAAAG GTGTGAAGACCCCTCATTCTGAAGATGACACAAACAAATATGCGATCCCGTCGCTGGATGAGCTCGGTCATGATATAGCGGAACTCGGAGAGGAACCTTTCCCAGGAGGAGAACAAGAAGCTTTGAGGCGACTGGAGGAAAATATGCAAAATACT GGATGGGTGTGCGGCTTTGAGAAACCTCAGACGTCTCCCAACTCTTTGAGCCCGAGCACCACGGTCCTCAGCCCTTACGTCACATTAGGCTGCCTGTCTGCACGCACGTTCTGGTGGAGGTTGACCGAAGTCTACCAGGGG AAAAAGCATTCCGATCCACCAGTGTCCCTGCACGGACAGTTACTGTGGCGAGAGTTCTTCTACACGGCCAGTGTCGGCGTCCCCAACTTTAACAAGATGGAGGGCAATCCCGCTTGCATTCAAATCGACTGGGACACAAACAATGACTACCTGACCGCTTGGAGGGAG GCTCGGACTGGTTACCCCTTCATTGACGCCATCATGACCCAACTTAAACGAGAAGGATGGATCCATCACCTGGCCAGACATGCTGTGGCCTGCTTTCTCACAAGAGGAGATCTGTGGATCAGCTGGGAGGAAGGGCAGAAG GTGTTTGAGGAGCTGCTGTTAGACGGCGACTGGGCTCTCAATGCGGGCAACTGGCAGTGGCTCTCAGCCAGCACATTCTTCCACCAGTACTTCAGGGTCTACTCTCCTGTGGCCTTTGGCAGGAAGACTGACAAAGATGGAGACTACATCAA GAAATACCTTCCCATCTTGAAGAAATTCCCCACTGAGTACATCTACGAGCCTTGGAAAGCTCCAAGTAGTGTACAGAAGGCAGCAGGGTGCATTGTGGGTAAGGATTATCCGCTTCCCATTGTGGACCATAAAGTCATCAGCAAGAAGAACTTAAATAGGATGAAGTCGGCGTACGCCAAGAGGTCCGTTGACACTGAAGAATCGCCCAGCAAGAAAGAAG GTGTCAAGCGAAAGGCGCCCTCTGTTGTGGAAATGTTGAACaaaaaagcaaagaaataa
- the LOC125966842 gene encoding alpha-protein kinase 3, which yields MLLSDWKSQSLKSELWGICQRGTCVTSSTLPSKVTEEFKEDFWEKRTLTVIEMGSRRTMSRSHSDSGRSGQGNGSTGNNRPGGCSYLSNVRPENRSTLCSVIAQLTQETQPAFLTTLKSRAVSESSNVKFFCVVTGYPIPQLTWYKDDKQLDRFCGLPKYEIFRNGQTHSLHIYNCTVEDAAIYQVSASNSKGIVSCSGVLEVGGMNEFKIHQRYFAKIKQKADGRGKETDGKENQEPIRTISPERSLRKRRSTMEPFLSTPSSTEEDVNKELIPSVCEDSKVRLEEPAEEPVEEKPSTKTCTKTNNENANVGGTAKTPFVKKKIKICSRGERTPEEMRKTSSEELMEVESCKNMTERPNRATFGKLLRKKSSEALRSPESARKDKESVLKRDEKVLGKNPRMPSRLQNSPQPSSLVTQHTAEPGCVDGVSKNKAALPEKMPDQPPQKETKTKQRNTSTQSEVTQAPTWKSRNDAPVNLEPPPDRRLAAVDTQPQRKPPSKGEAATNDVRLHFVAPKSPQHRQHHSKGLRESHTVLQKSHPLSFADRQSQADLVAKNSERTEAQGFKKVDSKEGNRAVVRKDKITETAAAPKIQKPEQKKDKIAKEANPMVASDKDKKVSSLKPNSELQSNKQTKVETAGPYKKIEQQATDFQEIPKPVTRVVSVAELMRAQIKALESAATSPAKDFSADSVSRTAAGDKSQNLDQSKITIQERKSVPDIIPSNNVESATPKEHLAQQSHLGEKISQKDRSPSSAIGSLSIECNHDVIAFPSNNYCSDPVNPQEISTKGSKSVPDGIPENHVDQTSPKEDLATQSHPGNKRTFEEDPSLCPSSVIDPPSMEPNRDATNNTQAGLSKKCSDPMNTKEIGTQEKKSAPDSIPKNHVDRTSPKENLMTQNHLGKKRAFQDLSLCPSSVIDPLGMEANGDVTNLNNYSSVPVNSKEVETQLRKSVPDSTPKKIVDATPPNKHLVTQNDLGKSSTHQEDPSPSPSSVIGPFSIKCNQDVAAIPLADSSKTSDPANHKKKATQRPTSNGKSDQGEDLGLVEKLIPDIKFDTEIQQVTDKNTSQTLIKENSPVSCSQGMLKVPSTSVQGEDLNPEASPVLQKGDCDSFLTPATPQELASGARRKILSSKDKPEETNLPPDHQPAKQEFSPLGSTLSTSPGSDSSQRSPLLQQNNDTSPVEKRSPMLGRKNMTVVTNTSSQPSNEDIQNEKTEKDRRDPCKAPQVIRKIRSESFADAMGHLKLWCQFFNILTDSTITWYRDQLEIARIKKSAADETQVNLAIVQASSKDTGIYKCTITNDYGSDSTDFLLGPDSLAGISLRMDHSVGEEIEMAPLVFSKGLADSGVWGSKLFGRVMVHKSCIGKGCANKVWRAQVIYGLEPVFESGHTCILKAQHHIAYGGKEEHYLTDRNLDLVKQKCKVQNLAREYCKIFSAEARVIENFGPPLEVIPVYLMYRPANTVPYATVEADLAGVYQKYVVMDHTGKIEMKATSEVELKCCALQHWIFQWTNGNLLITQLEGVDTKITNIGVAVKYTGYQNLQMEGKPQIFEGFVSQHQCNYFCGLLGLRSLKLLDSLMAPAKPKGSRSPLLQRKSQAPGSCSPQAGRRVTGSPRMPRKAEQDAPKCLKATVEV from the exons ATGCTCTTGTCTGATTGGAAATCACAGAGCCTCAAGTCAGAGCTGTGGGGCATCTGTCAAAGAGGGACGTGCGTGACCTCTTCCACG CTGCCATCTAAAGTAACGGAGGAATTTAAGGAAGATTTTTGGGAGAAGAGAACTTTGACGGTCATTGAAATGGGTTCGCGGCGGACAATGTCACGCTCCCATTCGGACAGCGGAAGATCCGGCCAAGGGAACGGGAGCACTGGCAATAACCGGCCTGGAGGCTGCAGCTACCTCTCCAACGTCCGGCCAGAGAACAG GAGCACACTATGCAGTGTGATAGCTCAACTGACACAGGAAACGCAGCCCGCCTTCCTGACCACTCTCAAGTCCAGAGCTGTGTCAGAAAGCAGCAACGTCAAGTTCTTCTGTGTGGTGACCG GTTATCCTATCCCTCAACTAACTTGGTATAAGGATGATAAACAGTTGGACAGATTCTGTGGACTTCCGAAATATGAAATATTTCGTAATGGGCAAACCCATTCTCTGCATATTTACAA CTGCACTGTGGAGGACGCAGCCATCTACCAGGTATCGGCCAGTAACAGCAAAGGCATCGTTTCGTGCTCCGGAGTTCTGGAGGTGGGCGGAATGAATGAGTTCAAGATCCACCAGCGTTACTTTGCCAAGATCAAGCAGAAGGCGGATGGCCGTGGCAAAGAGACCGACGGCAAGGAGAACCAGGAGCCCATTCGCACCATCAGCCCGGAACGCTCGCTGAGGAAGCGCCGCTCCACCATGGAACCCTTCTTGAGCACGCCCAGCTCCACAGAGGAGGACGTCAACAAGGAGTTAATTCCATCTGTTTGTGAGGATTCAAAGGTGAGATTGGAGGAACCAGCAGAAGAACCAGTGGAAGAGAAGCCTTCTACTAAAACttgcacaaaaacaaataatgagAACGCAAACGTGGGTGGCACTGCCAAGACTCCCTTTGTCAAGAAGAAGATCAAGATTTGCTCCAGAGGTGAAAGGACGCCTGAGGAGATGAGAAAGACCAGCTCGGAGGAGCTCATGGAAGTGGAGAGTTGCAAAAACATGACGGAACGTCCAAACAGAGCCACCTTTGGGAAACTGTTAAGGAAGAAAAGCTCGGAGGCGCTTCGCTCTCCAGAAAGTGCAAGGAAAGACAAGGAAAGTGTACTTAAACGTGACGAGAAAGTGTTGGGAAAGAACCCTCGCATGCCCTCCAGACTTCAAAATTCACCACAACCTTCCAGCTTAGTCACGCAGCACACAGCTGAACCTGGATGTGTGGATGGAGTCTCCAAAAACAAAGCTGCTTTACCTGAGAAGATGCCAGATCAGCCACCACAAAAGGAAACAAAAACGAAGCAAAGAAATACATCCACGCAGAGTGag GTTACACAGGCCCCTACATGGAAGAGTAGGAATGATGCACCTGTCAACCTGGAGCCTCCACCTGACCGGCGTCTGGCAGCAGTAGATACACAACCACAGCGTAAACCCCCATCGAAAGGAGAAGCTGCAACAAACGACGTCCGGCTCCATTTCGTCGCACCAAAATCACCACAACACAGACAGCATCATTCCAAGGGATTAAGAGAAAGCCACACGGTTTTACAAAAATCGCATCCCCTTTCATTTGCAGACCGACAAAGCCAAGCTGATTTAGTAGCAAAGAATTCTGAACGGACAGAAGCACAAGGTTTTAAGAAGGTAGACAGTAAAGAGGGTAACAGAGCAGTGGTGAGAAAAGACAAGATAACTGAAACTGCTGCTGCACCTAAGATTCAAAAACCAGAACAAAAGAAAGATAAAATAGCTAAAGAAGCTAATCCCATGGTTGCGTCTGATAAAGATAAAAAAGTGTCTAGTTTAAAACCCAACTCGGAATTACAGTCTAATAAACAGACTAAAGTTGAAACTGCTGGGCCATACAAAAAAATTGAGCAGCAAGCCACCGACTTCCAAGAAATCCCCAAACCTGTCACCAGAGTTGTATCAGTTGCAGAACTTATGAGAGCCCAAATAAAGGCTCTTGAGTCTGCGGCAACAAGTCCTGCTAAAGACTTTTCTGCAGACTCTGTATCACGTACTGCTGCGGGAGACAAATCTCAAAACCTTGATCAAAGTAAAATTACAATTCAAGAGAGGAAGTCAGTACCTGACATCATACCCAGCAATAATGTTGAGTCTGCTACACCAAAGGAACATCTTGCACAGCAAAGCCATCTAGGAGAGAAGATTTCTCAAAAGGATCGTAGTCCTTCATCTGCCATTGGTTCCCTCAGCATAGAATGCAATCATGATGTCATAGCCTTTCCTTCAAATAACTACTGTTCTGATCCCGTGAATCCACAGGAGATTTCAACTAAAGGGAGTAAGTCAGTACCTGATGGCATACCTGAGAATCATGTTGATCAAACATCTCCAAAGGAAGATCTTGCGACACAAAGTCATCCTGGAAACAAAAGGACTTTTGAAGAAGATCCTAGTCTTTGTCCTTCATCTGTCATTGATCCCCCGAGCATGGAACCGAACCGAGATGCGACAAACAATACCCAGGCAGGTCTTTCAAAGAAATGTTCTGATCCCATGAACACAAAAGAGATTGGAACTCAAGAGAAAAAGTCAGCACCTGATAGCATACCTAAGAATCATGTTGATCGAACTTCTCCAAAGGAAAACCTTATGACACAAAATCATCTTGGGAAGAAAAGGGCTTTTCAAGATCTTAGTCTTTGTCCTTCATCTGTCATTGATCCACTTGGCATGGAAGCAAATGGAGATGTGACAAATTTAAATAACTACTCTTCTGTTCCTGTAAATTCTAAAGAGGTGGAAACTCAACTGAGGAAGTCAGTACCTGATAGCACACCTAAAAAAATTGTTGATGCAACCCCTCCAAACAAACATCTTGTAACGCAAAATGATCTGGGAAAGAGTAGTACTCATCAGGAAGATCCAAGTCCCTCCCCTTCATCTGTTATCGGTCCCTTCAGTATAAAATGCAATCAAGATGTTGCAGCCATTCCCCTTGCAGATTCTTCAAAAACTTCTGATCCTGCAAATCACAAGAAGAAAGCAACTCAAAGACCAACATCGAACGGCAAAAGTGATCAAGGCGAAGACTTGGGTCTTGTGGAAAAGTTAATCCCAGATATTAAATTTGACACTGAAATTCAACAGGTAACAGATAAAAATACTTCCCAAACACTGATAAAGGAAAACAGTCCAGTCAGTTGTTCACAGGGTATGCTGAAAGTTCCCAGTACAAGTGTTCAGGGTGAAGATTTAAATCCCGAAGCCAGTCCGGTATTGCAGAAAGGAGATTGTGATTCTTTTCTTACTCCTGCAACTCCTCAAGAATTGGCCTCAGGGGCCCGTCGTAAGATCCTTTCTTCCAAGGACAAACCAGAGGAGACCAACTTACCACCTGATCACCAACCTGCGAAGCAAGAGTTTTCCCCACTGGGCAGCACGCTTTCCACCAGTCCTGGATCAGACTCTTCTCAACGGTCACCTCTTCTTCAGCAGAACAACGATACATCTCCTGTAGAAAAGCGATCGCCGATGCTGGGAAGAAAGAATATGACCGTTGTGACTAACACATCAAGCCAACCATCCAATGAGGACATCCAAAATGAGAAAACCGAGAAGGACAGACGGGATCCATGCAAAG CCCCTCAAGTTATCCGGAAGATCCGCAGTGAAAGTTTTGCTGATGCCATGGGACACCTTAAACTGTGGTGCCAGTTCTTCAACATTCTCACCGACTCAACCATCACTTGGTACAGAGACCAACTGGAGATTGCCCGGATTAAAAAAAG TGCGGCGGATGAAACCCAGGTCAATCTGGCCATCGTTCAAGCATCAAGCAAAGACACTGGAATTTACAAATGTACTATCACAAATGACTACGGAAGTGACTCGACTGACTTTCTACTTGGTCCAGACA GCTTGGCAGGGATTTCCCTTCGTATGGACCACAGTG TTGGGGAAGAAATCGAAATGGCGCCACTGGTGTTCAGCAAAGGTCTGGCTGACAGTGGTGTCTGGGGCAGCAAGTTGTTTGGTCGTGTGATGGTCCATAAATCCTGTATTGGCAAAGGCTGTGCCAACAAAGTCTGGAGGGCTCAAGTCATCTATGGCCTTGAGCCTGTGTTTGAGTCTGGTCATACGTGTATCCTCAAAGCCCAACACCACATCGCTTATGGTGGCAAGGAGGAACACTACCTCACAGACAGGAACTTGGACTTAGTCAAGCAG AAATGTAAAGTTCAGAATCTGGCTCGTGAGTACTGCAAAATCTTCTCTGCAGAGGCAAGAGTCATTGAGAACTTTGGGCCACCTCTCGA GGTCATCCCTGTCTACTTGATGTATCGGCCAGCAAACACCGTCCCCTATGCTACCGTGGAAGCTGACCTGGCTGGAGTCTATCAGAAATATGTCGTGATGGATCATACGGGGAAGATTGAGATGAAAGCCACTTCAGAGGTAGAGCTTAAGTGTTGTGCTCTGCAGCACTGGATCTTTCAATGGACCAATGGGAACCTGCTCATCACCCAACTTGAAG gggttGATACAAAGATCACCAATATTGGAGTAGCAGTCAAATATACAGG gTATCAAAATCTCCAAATGGAAGGCAAACCTCAAATATTTGAAGGATTTGTTTCGCAGCACCAGTGCAACTACTTCTGCGGTCTTCTGGGCTTGAGGTCACTGAAACTTTTGGACTCTTTAATGGCACCAGCCAAGCCCAAAGGCTCCAGGAGCCCATTACTGCAACGTAAGAGTCAGGCTCCTGGTTCATGCAGCCCACAGGCTGGTCGGAGAGTAACCGGCAGCCCCCGCATGCCCAGGAAGGCTGAGCAAGATGCTCCAAAATGCCTCAAAGCTACTGTTGAAGTCTAA